From the genome of Halobacterium sp. R2-5:
CAGCGAGTCCGCTACGCTTTTGCGCCGGCCCGCGCAACGGTCGGCCATGATTGCCGTCCGGGCGCCGGCGACGAGCGCGAACCTCGGCAGCGGCTTCGACGTCTTCGGCGTGGCGCTCGACCGGCCCGCGGACGTCGTGCGCGTCGAGCGGGCCGACGAGACGACGATCGAGCTGACCGGGATGGGCGCGGACTTCATCCCCGAGTCGCCGATGGACAACACCGCGGGCGTCGTCGCGAACGAGCTCGACGCGCCCGCGCACATCCGCATCGACAAGGGCGTGCGGCCGTCCTCGGGGCTGGGGTCGTCGGCCGCGAGCGCCGCGGGCGCCGCGGTCGCGCTCGCCGAACTGTACGACCGCGACCTCTCCCGGGAGGAACTCGTCCGGGTGGCCGCGGAGGGCGAGGCCGCCGTCTCGGGGGACGCGCACGCGGACAACGTCGCACCCGCCATCCTCGGCGGGTTCACGGTCGTCCGCGACGACGGCATCGAGCGCGTCGCCGCGGACCTCTCGCTGGTCGTCTGTCTCCCGGACATCGTCGTCTCGACGCGGGACGCCCGCGGCGTCGTCCCCGAGTCCGCGGCGATGGACGACGTCGTGGACACGGTCGGGTCGGCGGCGACGCTCGCCATCGGGATGTGCCGGAACGACCCCGAGCGGGTCGGCCGCGGGCTGGAGGAGCACCTCGTGACGCCCGCACGAGCGAAGCTCATCGACGGCTACGAGCAGGCCTGCGAGGCCGCCCGCGAGGCGGGCGCGACGGGCGTCACGGTCAGCGGCGCCGGCCCCGCCGTTCTCGCGGTCTGTCGGGACACCGATCAGCGCGACGTCGCCAGTGCGCTCGTCGACGGTTTCGAGGCCGACGGCGTCGACGCCACCGCGTACCGCTCACGGGTCGGCGACGGCGCGACGATTCTCTGACCGGCCGGCGTACCCGCTCGCGTTCACTCTCGTTCACGCTTCGAGAGTTCTGTTACTACTAGTGGTTACGCTCGTCGAGTAACACTTTTGGGGGACGCGCCCACCGATGTATCTATGGGAATACAACGCCGAGAGCTCCTCGCGGCGCTCGGCACTGGCGCCGCAACGGGGCTCGCGGGCTGTTCGAGCGTCCTCGGTAGCGACGAAGGCGAGCCGGTGGTCGCCGGCGAGACGCTCACGCTCACCACGACCACGAGCACGTACGACACGGGACTCCTCGACGCGCTGAACGCGCCGTTCGAGGACATGTACGGCGTCACCGTCGACTCCGTCGCACAGGGCACCGGCCAGGCGCTCGAGACCGCCCGGAACGGCGACTCGGACGTCATCATGGTGCACGCGCGGTCGCTCGAAGACGAGTTCATGCGGAACGGGCACGGCGTCAACCGCCGCGACCTGATGTTCAACGACTTCGTCGTCGTCGGCCCCTCGGCGGACCCCGCGGGTATCGAGGGGATGGAGTCGGCGGCCGACGCGTTCGCGACCATCGCCGACGCCGAGGCGCAGTTCGTCTCCCGCGGCGACAGCTCCGGGACGCACACCAAGGAGCTCGCCATCTGGTCGGAAGCCGGCGTCGAGCCCGGCGGCGACTGGTACCAGGAGACCGGACAGGGGATGGGCGCGGTGCTCAACATCGCCAACGAGCAGGGCGGGTACACCCTCGCCGACCGCGGCACCTTCCTCTCCCAGCAGTCCGAGGTCGGCCTCACGATTCTCGTGCAGGGTCCCATCGAGGGCGGCCCGGAGCTGCTCTCGAACCCCTACGGCATCCTCGCCGCCAACCCCGCGCGCCACGAGGACGCCAACTACGACCTCGCGATGGCGTACATCGGGTACGTCACGAGCCCGCGGGGCCAGCAGGTCATCGAGGACTACACCGCGAACGGCGAGCAGCTGTTCTACCCGCGCGCGCTCTCGGAGGACCCGGACTTCCAGCAGTACGTCCCCGAGGGCTGGAGTGCTGACGAGTCCAAGGAGTGAAGATGGTCGCAGCACTGGCTGGAGTCGTGCCGCTCGTCGACGCGCTCGCCGCGCAGGCGACAGCCGGTCCGCTGCTCGTCGGCTTCCCCTTCGAGTCGCAGTACGTCGCGAGCATCATCTACGTCTCGCTGTACGTCAGCGTGTTCGCGGTCTGTCTCAGCACGCTCGTCAGCGTCCCCGTCGCCTTACTCGTCGGCTTCACCGACTTCCCCGGCAAGCGCCTCGTCAAGGCCGCCATCAACACGGGCATGGGGTTCCCGAGCGTCGTCGTCGGCCTAGTCGTGCTGTTCGCGGTCTCGAACCAGGGGCCGCTCGGCGAACTTGACCTCGTGTTCACGAAGGAGGCGATGATCGTGTCGCAGTTCGTGCTCGCCACGCCCCCCATCACCGGCATCGCGCTCGCCGCCGTCACGAGCGTCCAGGCCGACGTCCGGGACGCCGCGTTCGCGCTCGGCGGTACCCGGCTGGACGTCGCGCTCGCCGTCGTGAAGGAGGCCCGCTACGGCATCGCGACCGCGGTGCTCGCGGGGTTCGGGCGCGCCATCAGCGAGGTCGGCTCCGTGCTCATCGTCGGCGGCAACATCGCCGGGACGGACGGCGTCTCGAAGACGCGCACGCTCACCACCGCCGTCCAGCTGGAAGCCCGGCAGGGCCGCTACGAGACCGCGCTCGTGCTCGGCGCGGTGCTGGTCGCGCTCGTGCTCGTCGTGAACGCCGTCGTCGTCCGCCTCGGCGACAGCGGCGTCGGCGGAGGTGGGCTACGGTGACTCTCGAGGCGCTCGGCGTCACGCACGCCTACGACGACGCCGGCGAGCCCGTGTTCCGGGACGTCACGCTGTCCGTCGACTCCGGCGAAGTCGTCGCCGTCATCGGCCCCTCCGGCGTCGGGAAGACGACGCTGCTGCGCTTGCTCTCGCTGTTCTCCGAGCCCGACGACGGCCGGGTCGCCCTCGGCGGCACGGACGCGTGGGACGTCCCCGAGCGCGAGCGACTCGCCCTCCGGCGGCGCGTCGGCGTCGTCTTCCAGCAGGCCAGCCTCTTCGACTCCTCGGTCGCGCGCAACGTCGAGTACGGCCTGCGCGTGCGGCGGTCGTGGCGCGAGCGCGTCCGCGACGAGTTCCGCTCGCTCGCCGGCCGCGCCGACACCCCCGAGGCCGTCACGGACGCCCTCGACGCCGTCGGCCTCGCGGACTACGCCGACGAGCCCACGGACTCGCTGTCGGGCGGCGAAGCCCAGCGCGTCGCGTTCGCCCGCGCACTCGCCTACGACCCCTCGTTCCTCCTCCTGGACGAGCCGACCTCGGACCTCGATCCGCGGAACACCGCCGTCATCGAGGACGCCGTCGCGGAGGCCGCGGACCGCGGCATCGGCGTCGTCGCCGCCACCCACGACATGCACCAGGCCGAACGCATCGCGGACCGCGTCGCGGTGCTCCTCGACGACAGCGTCATCGAGGTCGGGCCGGCCGACCGCGTCTTCGAGGACCCGCGCGACGAGCGCGCGCGGAAGTTCATCGACGGCGAACTCGTGTACTAGCCACGCAGCGATCTCCTGTCGAACTGTCAAGCGACGCGGGCGACGTAGCCGCGGCTGAACGACGGAACGAGCGGGGAAAAGCCGCGCTGGCGCGCGTTACAGGCGGTCGATAATCGCGTCGCCGACCTGCTCGGTGGTGGCGTCGCCGCCGAGGTCGGGCGTCCGCGGGCCGTCCGCGAGCACGCCCTCGACGGCGTCGCGGACGCGCTGGCCGTCCTCGTCGTAGCCGAGGAACTCCAGCAGCATCGCCGCCGACAGCACGGTCGCGCCGGGGTTCGCGACGCCCTGGCCGGCGATGTCCGGCGCGGTGCCGTGGACCGGCTCGAACAGCCCGCGCTCGTGGCCGACGTTCGCGGACGGCAGCAGCCCGAGGCCGCCGACGAGGCCCGCGGCGAGGTCCGAGAGCACGTCGCCCGCGAGGTTCGGGCAGACGACGACGTCGTACTCGTCCGGATAGAGGGGGAGCCGCGTCGCGAACGCGTCCATCAGCTCCTCGTCCGTGTCGACGCCCTGTTCGTCGGCGACCGAGAGCACGTCCTCGCGGAAGCGGCCGTCTGTCTCCCGCATCACGTTCGCCTTGTGGACGACCGTGAAGCCGTCCGTCCCGTCGGGGCCGCGGCCGTCCTCGACGAACTCGCAGGCGAACTCCGCGAGCTGTCGGGAGGCGGACGTGGTGACGACCCGGGTGAGCGTCGAGAGGTCGTCGCTCAGGCGGTCCTCGTGGCCCGAGTAGACGCCCTCCGTGTTCTCCCGGAGGAAGACGACGTCGGTCTCCGGGCGGAGCGCGTCCACGCCCGGGTACGCGCGGGCGGGGCGGATGTTCACGAACGAGTCGACCGCCGAGCGCAGCGGCAGGATGACGTCCGCGGCGGTCTCGCCGGCGGCGCCGAACAGCGTCGCGTCCGCGGCTTCGACCGCCGCCCGCGTCTCCGCTGGCAGCGGCGTGCCGGTCTCCTCTTTCACCGCGTCGCCGGCGTCGGCGTGCACGAACTCGAAATCCCCGACCGCACCGAGGACGTCCACCGCGACGGGGACGACTTCCTGTCCGATGCCGTCGCCGGGGATGACCGCTATCTCCTCAGACATCCGTGTAGGGGAGACTCTCGGCGGTTTCGCGCACGGTGTCGGCGTTCGCGCCCATCAGCGCGGTCGTGTCCCAGACGCCGTCGACGAGCGCGCGCCGCTGCGCGTCGTCGACCTCCGCGTCGATGACGGTGTCGCCGTACCGGACTTCCTCGTTCACGACGTCGACGTCGATCTCCTCGTCGGGGTGCTCGTCGATGTAGTCCTGCAGGGCTTCGACGTCCTCCTGCGAGGCGGTGACCGTGGGGATGCCGAGCGCGAGGCAGTTGCCCGCGAAAATCTCGGCGAACGACTCGCCGACGATGGCGTCGATTCCCCACCGCATCAGCGCCTGCGGCGCGTGCTCCCGGGAGGAGCCGCAGCCGAAGTTCGCGTTCACCGCGAGCACGGACGCCCCCTGGAAGTGGTCCTCGTTGAACGGGTGGTCTTTGGGGTTGTCCTCGTCGTCGAAGCGCACGTCGAAGAACGAGAACTCCCCGAGGCCGTCGAACGTGACGACCTTCATGAACCGCGCGGGGATGATCTGGTCCGTGTCGATGTCGTTCCCGCGCACGGGGACGCCCGTGCCCGAGACGTGCTCGACGGTGTCCGCGGGACCGTCGTCGCTCATGCGCGCACCTCCTCGAAGCGCTCCAGCTCACGGACGTCGGTGACCTCGCCGGTGATGGCGGCCGCAGCGACCATCGGCGGGCTCATCAGGACGGTGCGGCCGTCCTTCGAGCCCTGCCGGCCGACGAAGTTCCGGTTCGACGACGACGCGCAGCGCTCGTCGCCGACCAGCTGGTCCTCGTTCATGCCCAGACACATCGAACAGCCGGCGCCGCGCCACTCGAAGCCGGCCTCCTTGAACACCTCGTCGAGGCCCTCGGCCTCGGCGGCGGCCTTGACGCGCTGGCTGCCCGGCACGACCATCGCGCGCACGGAGTCGTGGACCTCGTGGCCCTTCACGACCTCCGCGGCCTCCCGGAGGTCCGGCAGGCGCGCGTTCGTACAGCTCCCGAGGAACGCCACGTCGATGGGGTAGCCCGCCATCGTGTCGCCGGGCTCGACGCCCATGTGCTCCTGGGCGCTGCGCGCGGTGTCCTGCTTGTCCGCGGGCAGGTCCTCGGGCGCGGGAATCTCCTCGGAGATGCCGATGCCCTGACCGGGCGTCGTCCCCCACGTCACCGTGGGTTCGAGCGCGTCGCCGTCGATCTCCACGACGTCGTCGTACTCGGCGTCCGCGTCGGACTTGATGGACTCCCAGTAGGACTTGAGCTCCTCGAACTCCTCGCCCTCGGGAATCTCGTCCCGCCCTTCGAGGTACTCGTAGGTCGTCTCGTCGGGGTTGACGTAGCCCGCGCGAGCGCCGCCCTCGATGGACATGTTACAGATGCTCATCCGGCCGGCCATGTCCATGGCCTCGACGGCCTCGCCGCCGTACTCGTAGACGTAGCCGACGCCGCCGTCGGTGCCGAGCTTCCGGATGACCTGCAGGATGACGTCCTTCGGCGTCACGCCCTCGTCGAGTTCGCCGGTGACCTCGATGCGCCGGACCTTCTGTTTCTCCATGGCGACACAGCCCGTCGCCAGCACGTCCCGAATCTGGGACGTGCCGATGCCGAACGCGAGCGCGCCGAACGCGCCGTGGGTCGCCGTGTGGGAGTCGCCGCAGACGATGGTCATCCCGGGCTGGGTGAGCCCCTGCTCCGGGCCGACCACGTGGACGATGCCCTGCCGGCCCGTCGTCGGGTCCGCGAAGTCGATGCCTGCGTCGCGGACGTTCTGCTCCAGCTCGCTCATCATCTCCTCGGCCGCGTCGTCGCTGTACGGCCGGGACTGGTCGGCGGTCGGGACGATGTGGTCGACGGTCGCGTACGTGCGCTCGGGGTACGCGACGTCGAGGCCGCGCTCTTTCAGCATCCCGAACGCCTGCGGGCTCGTCACCTCGTGGATGAGGTGGAGGCCGACGAACAGCTGGGTCTGCCCGGTCGGCAGCTCCGTCACTTCGTGGCGGTCCCAGACCTTGTCGTAGAGCGTGTTCTCACTCATCGCGTCCGTCCTCGTCCGCTACGGGTTCGCCGCCGCGCTCCCATACGGGGTTCGCGCCCTCGTCGTCCTCGGTCGGCGGCGTCTGGTCGACGTCTTTCATCTTCTGCTCGCCCTTCTCGGGCTCCGCAGCACGCTCGCCTCCGTCGGCGGCCACAATCGGACCGCGTCGGAACACGTTGTTGACGCCGTCGGGCGCCGCGGGGTTGCGCTGGCTGACGTCCTTCAGCGTCTGCTCAGTCATCCGCGGACACCTCCGCCTCCTGCTCCTGTTCTTCCTGCTCGTCGGCCCACGCGAACAGCTCCCGGAGGCGCTCGCCGACGTCCTCGATGTCGTGGTTCTGTTCGGCCGTGCGGCGCTGGCGGTACGACGGGCGGCCCGCCTGATTCTCCGCGATCCACTCGCGGGCGAACTCGCCGTTCTGGACCTCTTCGAGGACTTCCTCCATGTTCTCCCGGACGGACTCGTCGACGACCTCGTCGCCGCGGGTCAGCCCGCCGTACTCCGCGGTGTCGGAGACGGAGTCCCACATGCCGGCGTTCCCGCCCTCGTACATCAGGTCCACGATGAGCTTGAGCTCGTTGAGGACCTCGAAGTACGCCATCTCCGGGCTGTACCCGGCGTCGACCAGCGTCTCGTAGCCGGTCTTCACGAGGCTCGTCACGCCGCCGCAGAGGACGGCCTGCTCGCCGAACAGGTCGGTCTCGGTCTCCTCGCGGAACGTCGTCTCCACGACGCCCGCGCGAGCGCAGCCGATGCCGTCGGCGTACGCCAGCGCCTCGTCGTGGGCGTCACCGGTGGCGTCCTGGTAGACCGCAAGCAGCGCGGGCGTCCCCTGGCCGGCCTCGTAGTTCCGGCGTACGAGGTGGCCGGGGGACTTCGGTGCGATCATCGTCACGTCGACGTCTTCCGGCGGCTCGATCTGGCCGTAGTGGATGTTGAACCCGTGCGCGAACTGGAGCGTGTCGCCGGCGTCCAGTTCGGGACGGATGTCCTCGAACACCGACGGCTGGACGGTGTCCGGCACGAGCACGGAGACGACGTCCGCCTCGCGGGCGGCCTTCTTCGGAGAGGCCACGCGCAGGCCGTCGGCCTTCGCCGCCGACCGCGACGAGGAGTCCTCGCGCAGGCCGACGACCACGTCGACCCCGCTGTCGTCGAGGTTCTGCGCGTGGGCGTGGCCCTGGCTGCCGTACCCGAGTACGGCGACTGTCTTGTCGTCGATGTAGCGTCGGTCGACGTCCGATTCGTGGTACACTGGCTGCGTGAAGTCTGCGTCTGTCATTTGAGGTGGTCTGGAACGACTGCTGTCTTGGTCTCGCCACGCGCCAGCGCCGTCTGTCCGGTTCGGGCGATCTCCCGGATACCGAACTGCCGGTAGGCGTCGATGGCGTCGTTGATCTTCTGCTCGTCGCCGGTCAGCTCGACCGTGATGGTCCGCGGGCCGGCGTCGAGGGTCTTCCCGTTGTACATCTCCGTGATGGCGTGGACCTCGTGGGGGCGGTCGGCGTCGACTTTCACCACCACGAGCTCCCGCGTCACCGCGTCGTCCGCGAGCTCGCGGACGTGGATGACCGGGACGACCTTCTCTAGCTGCTTCTCGACCTGGTCGATACCGGGGTCGGGCTCCTCGACGACGACCGTGATGCGCGCCCAGTCGTCGTTCTGGGTGTCCGCGACGGTCAGCGACTCGATGTTGAACTGCCGCCGGCTGAACAGCCCGGAGACGCGCGCGAGCACGCCCGGCTCGTGTTCGACGAGCGCGGAGATGACGGTGCGCCGCGGCGGGTGCTCGGCCTCGACTTCGGGGTCGACGCGGATGCCCTGCGAGGTCCGGCGGCCCTTCGGCCGCCGACGGTCCTCCGGGGCGGGCCCCGGCAG
Proteins encoded in this window:
- the leuD gene encoding 3-isopropylmalate dehydratase small subunit, encoding MSDDGPADTVEHVSGTGVPVRGNDIDTDQIIPARFMKVVTFDGLGEFSFFDVRFDDEDNPKDHPFNEDHFQGASVLAVNANFGCGSSREHAPQALMRWGIDAIVGESFAEIFAGNCLALGIPTVTASQEDVEALQDYIDEHPDEEIDVDVVNEEVRYGDTVIDAEVDDAQRRALVDGVWDTTALMGANADTVRETAESLPYTDV
- a CDS encoding homoserine kinase is translated as MIAVRAPATSANLGSGFDVFGVALDRPADVVRVERADETTIELTGMGADFIPESPMDNTAGVVANELDAPAHIRIDKGVRPSSGLGSSAASAAGAAVALAELYDRDLSREELVRVAAEGEAAVSGDAHADNVAPAILGGFTVVRDDGIERVAADLSLVVCLPDIVVSTRDARGVVPESAAMDDVVDTVGSAATLAIGMCRNDPERVGRGLEEHLVTPARAKLIDGYEQACEAAREAGATGVTVSGAGPAVLAVCRDTDQRDVASALVDGFEADGVDATAYRSRVGDGATIL
- the ilvN gene encoding acetolactate synthase small subunit is translated as MSERDTEREGLPGPAPEDRRRPKGRRTSQGIRVDPEVEAEHPPRRTVISALVEHEPGVLARVSGLFSRRQFNIESLTVADTQNDDWARITVVVEEPDPGIDQVEKQLEKVVPVIHVRELADDAVTRELVVVKVDADRPHEVHAITEMYNGKTLDAGPRTITVELTGDEQKINDAIDAYRQFGIREIARTGQTALARGETKTAVVPDHLK
- the ilvC gene encoding ketol-acid reductoisomerase produces the protein MTDADFTQPVYHESDVDRRYIDDKTVAVLGYGSQGHAHAQNLDDSGVDVVVGLREDSSSRSAAKADGLRVASPKKAAREADVVSVLVPDTVQPSVFEDIRPELDAGDTLQFAHGFNIHYGQIEPPEDVDVTMIAPKSPGHLVRRNYEAGQGTPALLAVYQDATGDAHDEALAYADGIGCARAGVVETTFREETETDLFGEQAVLCGGVTSLVKTGYETLVDAGYSPEMAYFEVLNELKLIVDLMYEGGNAGMWDSVSDTAEYGGLTRGDEVVDESVRENMEEVLEEVQNGEFAREWIAENQAGRPSYRQRRTAEQNHDIEDVGERLRELFAWADEQEEQEQEAEVSADD
- a CDS encoding ABC transporter permease → MVAALAGVVPLVDALAAQATAGPLLVGFPFESQYVASIIYVSLYVSVFAVCLSTLVSVPVALLVGFTDFPGKRLVKAAINTGMGFPSVVVGLVVLFAVSNQGPLGELDLVFTKEAMIVSQFVLATPPITGIALAAVTSVQADVRDAAFALGGTRLDVALAVVKEARYGIATAVLAGFGRAISEVGSVLIVGGNIAGTDGVSKTRTLTTAVQLEARQGRYETALVLGAVLVALVLVVNAVVVRLGDSGVGGGGLR
- a CDS encoding substrate-binding domain-containing protein, with product MGIQRRELLAALGTGAATGLAGCSSVLGSDEGEPVVAGETLTLTTTTSTYDTGLLDALNAPFEDMYGVTVDSVAQGTGQALETARNGDSDVIMVHARSLEDEFMRNGHGVNRRDLMFNDFVVVGPSADPAGIEGMESAADAFATIADAEAQFVSRGDSSGTHTKELAIWSEAGVEPGGDWYQETGQGMGAVLNIANEQGGYTLADRGTFLSQQSEVGLTILVQGPIEGGPELLSNPYGILAANPARHEDANYDLAMAYIGYVTSPRGQQVIEDYTANGEQLFYPRALSEDPDFQQYVPEGWSADESKE
- a CDS encoding isocitrate/isopropylmalate family dehydrogenase: MSEEIAVIPGDGIGQEVVPVAVDVLGAVGDFEFVHADAGDAVKEETGTPLPAETRAAVEAADATLFGAAGETAADVILPLRSAVDSFVNIRPARAYPGVDALRPETDVVFLRENTEGVYSGHEDRLSDDLSTLTRVVTTSASRQLAEFACEFVEDGRGPDGTDGFTVVHKANVMRETDGRFREDVLSVADEQGVDTDEELMDAFATRLPLYPDEYDVVVCPNLAGDVLSDLAAGLVGGLGLLPSANVGHERGLFEPVHGTAPDIAGQGVANPGATVLSAAMLLEFLGYDEDGQRVRDAVEGVLADGPRTPDLGGDATTEQVGDAIIDRL
- the leuC gene encoding 3-isopropylmalate dehydratase large subunit; its protein translation is MSENTLYDKVWDRHEVTELPTGQTQLFVGLHLIHEVTSPQAFGMLKERGLDVAYPERTYATVDHIVPTADQSRPYSDDAAEEMMSELEQNVRDAGIDFADPTTGRQGIVHVVGPEQGLTQPGMTIVCGDSHTATHGAFGALAFGIGTSQIRDVLATGCVAMEKQKVRRIEVTGELDEGVTPKDVILQVIRKLGTDGGVGYVYEYGGEAVEAMDMAGRMSICNMSIEGGARAGYVNPDETTYEYLEGRDEIPEGEEFEELKSYWESIKSDADAEYDDVVEIDGDALEPTVTWGTTPGQGIGISEEIPAPEDLPADKQDTARSAQEHMGVEPGDTMAGYPIDVAFLGSCTNARLPDLREAAEVVKGHEVHDSVRAMVVPGSQRVKAAAEAEGLDEVFKEAGFEWRGAGCSMCLGMNEDQLVGDERCASSSNRNFVGRQGSKDGRTVLMSPPMVAAAAITGEVTDVRELERFEEVRA
- a CDS encoding phosphate ABC transporter ATP-binding protein, with the translated sequence MTLEALGVTHAYDDAGEPVFRDVTLSVDSGEVVAVIGPSGVGKTTLLRLLSLFSEPDDGRVALGGTDAWDVPERERLALRRRVGVVFQQASLFDSSVARNVEYGLRVRRSWRERVRDEFRSLAGRADTPEAVTDALDAVGLADYADEPTDSLSGGEAQRVAFARALAYDPSFLLLDEPTSDLDPRNTAVIEDAVAEAADRGIGVVAATHDMHQAERIADRVAVLLDDSVIEVGPADRVFEDPRDERARKFIDGELVY